A single window of Archangium gephyra DNA harbors:
- a CDS encoding dienelactone hydrolase family protein → MQDVDIKTREGTMDAKLFHPENQKPGPGVILLTDAMGVRPVFEAMGRRLAKAGYVVLLPNVYYREGRAPLPNMEGSFADEAYRKRILGLVATLTPERVITDATAELDFLAAQPQVKGKQVGVVGYCMSGSIAVHMAAAFPARVAAAASFHGGRLATDSPDSPHRVVGKVKGELYFAHADHDGSMPAEAIARLEAALKESGVKAQSELYTGARHGFAVEGSAAYDKDAAGRHWSKLLELFGRTLNA, encoded by the coding sequence ATGCAAGACGTCGACATCAAGACCCGTGAAGGAACAATGGATGCGAAGCTGTTCCACCCGGAGAACCAGAAGCCGGGGCCAGGGGTCATCCTGCTGACGGATGCCATGGGCGTCCGCCCTGTGTTCGAGGCCATGGGGCGCCGGTTGGCGAAGGCGGGCTACGTCGTCCTGCTGCCGAACGTCTACTACCGCGAAGGGCGCGCGCCGCTCCCCAACATGGAGGGCTCCTTCGCGGACGAGGCCTACCGCAAGCGCATCCTGGGCCTCGTCGCGACGCTGACTCCCGAGCGGGTCATCACCGACGCCACCGCCGAGCTCGACTTCCTCGCCGCGCAACCCCAGGTGAAGGGCAAGCAGGTGGGCGTGGTCGGCTACTGCATGAGCGGCTCCATCGCGGTGCACATGGCGGCCGCCTTCCCGGCTCGAGTCGCCGCGGCGGCCTCCTTCCATGGCGGGCGCCTGGCCACGGACTCACCCGACAGCCCCCACCGCGTGGTGGGCAAGGTGAAGGGCGAGCTCTACTTCGCCCACGCCGACCACGACGGCTCCATGCCGGCCGAGGCCATCGCCCGCCTGGAGGCCGCCTTGAAGGAGTCCGGCGTCAAGGCGCAGTCCGAGCTCTACACCGGCGCACGCCACGGCTTCGCGGTGGAGGGCTCGGCCGCCTACGACAAGGACGCCGCCGGACGGCACTGGAGCAAACTGCTCGAGCTGTTCGGCCGCACGCTCAACGCCTGA